A part of Biomphalaria glabrata chromosome 3, xgBioGlab47.1, whole genome shotgun sequence genomic DNA contains:
- the LOC106054498 gene encoding post-GPI attachment to proteins factor 4-like, with product MNERKSMKQIAFFSDGLNKNLWKWLMSVCIYFTVLCFLCLFLPFSKIFTVVHSYESLFDQVEAATDGRLRAAKQYFQTQNPELSSRIYSDRLSQGNILFAIGIITIKRTKETESHESLGYLPPSVAHMDSILKSHRFFNTSLPFICNVDAFPSTHFDAVDLYKFVPYTERFGNNSLGIPALTIPKTNTRFIDLTTHSSKYSKESFDYAFCLLSAATLNPRFILLLEEDTIPHKDFPSVIEHLITFRLNLPLDHKHDFGFLKLYFPSKWQGFGFEFIKILDLLCCCILVTAVTGVYHYLRSFRSATLPGLNSVLLSAFLVTLLTCLLVGRQNINELRRLSKHFYRLQSSEGCCTQAMVYQPSIVSSMAEYLVNPLSNKHTDLAIWDFSYRNSIRTLQVEPNLFFHTGLYTTLDQVQKHPEEFIFHQ from the coding sequence atgaatgaaagaaaatcgATGAAACAAATTGCTTTCTTCAGTGATGGGCTGAACAAAAATTTATGGAAGTGGTtgatgtctgtgtgcatttacTTCACTGTGCTTTGCTTTTTGTGCTTATTCTTGCCCTTTTCCAAGATTTTCACCGTAGTTCACAGCTATGAGTCTCTCTTTGACCAAGTTGAAGCAGCAACAGATGGACGACTCAGAGCAGCCAAACAATATTTTCAGACTCAAAACCCAGAATTGTCTTCCAGAATTTACTCAGATAGACTCAGCCAGGGTAACATTTTGTTTGCCATAGGTATTATTACCATAAAGCGCACTAAAGAAACAGAGTCTCATGAAAGCTTGGGTTATCTCCCTCCTTCCGTAGCACATATGGACAGCATTTTGAAAAGCCATCGTTTTTTTAACACCAGCTTGCCTTTTATCTGTAACGTTGATGCCTTTCCAAGCACGCATTTTGATGCTGTAGATCTCTATAAGTTTGTGCCTTACACAGAACGATTTGGAAACAACTCTCTTGGTATCCCAGCATTGACCATACCAAAGACCAACACCAGATTTATTGATCTCACCACACATAGTTCAAAATACAGCAAGGAGTCGTTTGACTAcgctttttgtttgttatctgcTGCCACTTTGAATCCACGCTTTATTCTGCTATTGGAGGAAGATACAATACCCCATAAAGATTTCCCATCTGTTATAGAGCACCTAATAACTTTTAGACTAAATTTACCTTTAGATCATAAACATGACTTtggatttttaaaactttacttTCCTTCAAAGTGGCAAGGATTCGGTTTTGAGTTCATTAAAATATTAGATCTCTTGTGTTGTTGTATTCTTGTCACAGCTGTAACTGGTGTATACCATTATCTTCGTTCATTCCGATCAGCTACTTTGCCAGGCTTGAATAGTGTATTACTCTCAGCATTTTTGGTGACGTTACTGACCTGCCTGCTAGTTGGCCGTCAAAATATCAACGAGTTAAGGCGACTATCAAAACATTTCTACAGGCTGCAGAGTTCCGAAGGTTGTTGCACACAAGCAATGGTTTACCAACCTTCCATCGTCAGCTCTATGGCTGAGTATCTTGTGAATCCGCTTAGTAACAAACATACAGATCTTGCCATCTGGGATTTCTCTTACCGTAATTCCATCAGGACTTTACAAGTGGAGCCCAATCTTTTCTTTCATACAGGTTTGTATACAACTTTAGATCAGGTCCAAAAGCATCCTGAAGAATTCATATTccatcaataa
- the LOC106054502 gene encoding uncharacterized protein LOC106054502 produces MGNEGTKIQNETMDETEKFLKLTPSDIIGDMDGLAVHELDLPEPGDSLQLHLKACKKNPGHPNFIPVNSFSLEHLPEGYRDEVLYEVIKSIASLTVKLSVNVASPQRPTTWPGTSIPYPFSGTRYKNVLRTGTGKVYQIIRVEEGDTHGWGKNTKCVCGRCRMSQTPSNVWWEIDIITATHVIFDSVEAENTTCDFFFDSQESPGYRLDNMIMKSYGIATDKSSMKCITCNEELADKLGAALNKWEQLRWTAFYRHKKDAQKMAVVVSHPHGCSKQISLGQWLEKVKGEGGNVFKHTYTACTCPGSSGAPVYFAGFTFNSNVSYGFQFNERAHSGAFGKEINFSF; encoded by the coding sequence ctGTCCATGAACTTGATTTACCGGAACCTGGAGATAGCTTACAGCTTCACCTAAAGGCCTGCAAAAAGAATCCTGGCCATCCAAACTTCATCCCTGTTAATTCATTCAGCTTGGAGCACCTACCTGAGGGTTATCGCGATGAAGTCCTCTACGAAGTCATTAAATCCATCGCCAGTCTGACCGTCAAACTTAGCGTCAATGTGGCCAGCCCTCAACGGCCAACCACGTGGCCAGGCACAAGTATCCCATACCCCTTTTCCGGCACGCGCTACAAAAATGTGCTGAGAACCGGAACTGGGAAAGTGTATCAGATCATCAGGGTGGAAGAAGGCGACACGCATGGCTGGGGAAAGAATACCAAGTGTGTTTGCGGACGCTGTAGGATGTCGCAAACCCCAAGCAATGTATGGTGGGAGATTGACATTATAACAGCCACGCATGTCATCTTCGATAGTGTTGAGGCTGAAAATACGACCTGTGACTTTTTCTTTGACAGCCAGGAGAGCCCCGGTTATCGCCTGGACAACATGATCATGAAGAGTTATGGAATCGCGACGGACAAAAGCTCTATGAAGTGCATAACCTGCAATGAGGAGCTTGCAGACAAGTTGGGTGCCGCGCTCAACAAGTGGGAGCAGCTCCGATGGACTGCCTTCTACCGGCACAAAAAAGATGCGCAGAAGATGGCCGTGGTGGTCTCCCATCCACACGGATGCTCGAAGCAGATCAGTCTGGGCCAGTGGCTTGAGAAGGTCAAAGGTGAAGGGGGAAATGTGTTCAAACACACCTACACAGCTTGCACGTGTCCAGGCAGTAGTGGCGCCCCAGTTTACTTTGCAGGCTTTACATTTAACAGTAATGTTTCTTATGGGTTTCAATTTAATGAACGTGCGCACAGCGGGGCCTTTGGAAAGGAGATCAACTTCAGCTTTTAA